Within the Hevea brasiliensis isolate MT/VB/25A 57/8 chromosome 2, ASM3005281v1, whole genome shotgun sequence genome, the region cctcatagaccatggttaacacctagcatagcatgccatggccacccaattagtaataaggtttaccttaaatgaacctataatcatatgttaccatgcactagaatctctgttacaaaatcccaactcaagttgagtcatggtttatgtcaaactccatttgctatgaatattatgttctcttttaattctagttcttgattaaaaagattttctcatcagaaactcttttctgaataaatctatctgtcctggccaggaacttgaaacatcaagaataattaaatgaacataggattttatctctatttacttagaggaacagattccatcttgatcaacacctacctccatatataactagtaggagccaacacatgcccatatacccatacagagtacaagtatgaaagcagtatcaaactcaaactacctatatacaagataactatgctatctcaggtctaaagatcatatgcaccgatatgatttatgacaaaacattgataagagtaaactccatgtgcttgtcataagtgtcactggttcggcctacttatcatttataagtgcctatcatgtttgttatatggatgagactcaccattccatcttatttatatctcatataaataacttgggaacaaacatgaatacaatctttttggataagtcatgtccttattatgaagtatcctcgattgtgaacctatttatgatacttcgtgctagaaatattgtcactcatattcttaacaacttaagaataatatttctaacaaaatatcaatggaccttttctattgcacataaatatattatgtaaacggaaaagtggaaattccttttattaataaaatatgtacaagatacatactaaatgatatgctctagggcatactactaacacttctcctctaatttcggcagccctattccTCTCGACCTCTATTAGAGTTTTCTCATTTCTCTCTCTTCATAACCTTAATttcacaccataaaaccccttccTATCTCCACTAAAATTAATCCTTCACTTAAGCAAGATtgaggcagcaatttgaagaatAAATTGAGAAGAATTACAAGCTCAAGTTAgctcatcaaaaggttagtgctatatctctccatttttctctttaaatttgaagttaggtgtatggatttagttagaaattcataaaattaaaagaacatatccatgtatggaccaattaaaatttttggcagccttagtgatggaagtattgatgagttttgaatgaatttaagttgtatatgggtagTCTTGAGCATGAGTATGAGACTtataacatcattaagtatgttgaatagatgtatgtgcatgaattgaaatttgaggaTTAGGGTTCTTAAGCTAAATTGTGGGATTTGTGCTTTGAGGGTGAATtagtgttttaatggtcaattagtgaccatttatggtGAATTGAACTTAAATTGGAATGAGTTGTGGCATTAAGAagtgaattggtatgctgcctctTAAGGTGCCAAAATACTAGTCTTGAGTCTAGTGTGTTCCAAGGGTTACAACTTgagctatgttgctccaattggtgtaaagccaattggaaatgaaactagacacataatggcacaactttgatgaagagacctggtccagaaaaccaacctaggttgccctaaaaatttacctaatccgggtaacacacattctgcccttgacaaaatgaccaaattaacagtatttgttcatttggccataactcagtgtagaaatatccaattgacctgaattttatatcaatgcaaagcttagacaatttagaataacCTTCATGCATAACACAAACTTAAATTCTGGACTTAGcttaatggaattgtccaccaaattcaggacaccaaatctggcagaaccaattttCCCAGAATTCTGGATTCAGGTCAATCTTGCCAGTTacggtaaaatggccataacttaagctacaacactccaaatagagtgattcaaaaagaaaattaaagaagacacataaaggaataactttcattaagaaagttttatgaaatttttactgtagccaggtccaatggaatagtgaatttggacctcaaattctaaaattttgaaataaaacctaggaggctaggaattgagtttggcaattaatgccaacaaaaataaaatacaaaatgtggtatcttggtgaacttaggcttaacaaatctattatgaattaaaaattcaacctttgaagggaaatggtcaagtgaatagtaaccccaatgatataggaaatggtatactaaattagaaaaactattacgatggttaatatagataatgtgattaatggatttaaattcttgaagttgagtgagtctaggatttaaggaaaatttatgtaaatttgaaatctatgaaatgttcatggaattacttggaatatgaatgataatttatatacaaagcgtaatgaataaatgaatatataaatgagactttagttctcattattggagaaaggataaggaaaaatgctttgagtacaattacacatgaaaataattattacaatttgtgatcaatatgaatgacataatgaatgaataaaatgatgaATGTATAATTTAGGAAGAATTATATTTTAGACATTTACCCTTCTGCTAGGAATAAAAATTGAAatcttataaattataattggaatatataatgaaaaaaaatgacacttatgaacccttaaaggtactaatgtgcccatgtattgcctagacacgtgtcagattggatagagtgGCATACCAATAAGGTATTGGTTTTGCAGTactacgtaaggctttatgcctgtatttatggctttatgaccgcactcatggcttttatacccgattacttgttatcatggcttttagctatactgatatgttatcatggctttttagctatactgactgcatatgtggttgacataCTGAGCTTAGACAtcacatggtatgacggcccgagacactgcagtgtccagtgccaacgaaccgcttatccagtttagtcagcctgtcaaagGTTACTTAGgtagtgaaatttgttaagaatactgtgaattaaatgaatgaataagaaagaaactagaattagttttaaatttttatttactatgcaatgattcaaaatacctagaaataaattagtgaaatgaTAAGAAGATTTGCAAAAACACAAAAAGttgaacataaataaatattacaaatgcgtctctcataataaattaaggctaaatttaatattgttaaataattgaatattgtatatattattactgTTTAGACACTAAGCATTTTCAAAGAAGAACAAATTAGGATAAccaaaaattaatattagtaatctcacacgaaattaaattaattcttgagcACCCAAATATTGCTCCGATTTtatctttattgtatattattttctttgttatattatcgcaccactaagtagcaatgcttagcgcaatggatttgtttcctcacgcaggtactgaagacaaagcccagtggatattagactgagattttggagtctagatctgtaGAAGtgccaaggttgtcacctcctcagcaatacatttagatagggcctatataagtcattttatgtattttgtatattataaatatttcttatgttgtaatataaactagaaatttttaattaatatttatgtgtggtaaattaataaatcagttagttcatatgtgattaaattgtacatcatgtaaatttatataatttgagaatttctACATATgcattgagtatgaatggaaattgtatggatttgaatacataattgaaatatatggatgatattctaaatgatgagatttttattgtaaaatattatgaaaaatttcaagcaggtgaatagtaaaatacaccaaagagtaataaaaatatagaaaacttcactggtttctccttagaaaaataattaatattaaaatgtaatgagaaaaaattattaaaagaataaagcaatataagatagggtgctccggtactaagtgtgacatgtcttgctcgactacactgtagacgggtaaagggtgttacaattcttagtAGTGGGACGTTTAAATCTTATCTATAAGATTGAGAGAAAACttgtttaattaataagaaatttttGTTTAGATTCAAGTCATGATGGATTCAAAATACAAGATGCATAATAAAACTCACATGAATAAATAAAtccaaatatttatattttaaattcacgatgagttaaattgaaataaattttcttCTTAACTAAGCAGCATGCTAGTgatttcattttattaatttaaatttttttaccaATCCAAGCTGGTTGAATCATCATTTTCTCTCAATTCAAGGAACTCTAACAACATATCTAGCATTTCTCTCTCTACTGTCCACGGTGGATATTCTCATTTCCTTCCATTTCTTtgtattttccttttttattttttgtttattttcttatattaaatatcaaaatgcccaagttctttcaagaaactTATTATAATTTCTTAGTTGTCATACAATCCATCTTTCAATTCAATGAAAAAAGGAGTTTAATGCATATACTTAATCTTTGATTTATATTTTCCCcttgaatttttaatattttgaatttttttttaagcataatattttgaaaaaaacTAGTATTTGAAGCACATGTATTGTACAtacatcaaataattcataaCACAATTCTTTTAtgtataatttacatataaatgTTAAATATCCATattgaaataattttaatgttagtttatttaattttataaataaaatatgaataaatttaaagttattatttttttataaaaatttatattttataattaattgaaatatttacatataatactaattaattattacCTTAAATGTGCTTAATTCAATCATTGCATAATGAACTTGGCAAATCTTTGAAATTGTACCCACAAGCAGCAATTAAGCGATAAGAACTGTATTAAAAATTCAATCCCTTAATTAACACGAACATAACATCTCATCTGGAAgggcaattaaaaattaaaatttattcagaGGATATCGCTTCCTGGAGCTTGCCGAGCTTCAACACGGGCAACCTTCCTGTGATAGTTTTTATGACCTCCAAGTGCCTGCCCTGTCAAAAACCTTCTTGAGCACAAATTACACTTATATTTCTTTTCTCTATTGACTACTGGTGCTACTAAACTTGAGCCCTTTTCTTCCCTGTCTCCAATACCACCTTCTTTAGTCCCTAATTTATCAAATGGCACTTTCTCCATCTTCTTATTCCTATTGAGGGTTGCGATGTGGGCTCCAAGTGCTTGGAAGTTATTGAACACCTCCTTGCAAGCATAAGAATTCTTCAAATCAACCAATTCTGATGGGATTTTGAACTTTCTCTTCTTTTCCATGGGCATCTGCATCATTCCCGTATTAATTCATCTCTTTTTATCACTATCTATAACATAAAGTGTAGAGACAAAATAAGAGTTGCACACCTTTTTTTCCTTTCCCCTTGTGGTCTTTTGTAAAATCTTTGCTTTGGTAGTTCCATC harbors:
- the LOC131177920 gene encoding zinc finger protein ZAT4-like, which codes for MDNSSVSTETYYNSDKIIDSTVDSIPHSQHSALKDKSSSPPSLSHVNLEIPQTIHSLFGDGTTKAKILQKTTRGKEKKMPMEKKRKFKIPSELVDLKNSYACKEVFNNFQALGAHIATLNRNKKMEKVPFDKLGTKEGGIGDREEKGSSLVAPVVNREKKYKCNLCSRRFLTGQALGGHKNYHRKVARVEARQAPGSDIL